GCTGGAGCGTTTCTGGGGCATCGACTACCGCTCCTGCGTGGACTGGCGCGAGCAGGACTGCCTGCTGCGCACCTACCTGGAGCGCTTCGGCTCCCGCATCGTGCGCGAAGCCGGGGCGCCGGGTCTCACCGACCAGTTCGTGCTGCTGGAGTTCCAGCCCGAATTGCCCGCCCTGGCCCTGCGGCACTTCCACCTGCGGCCGCGGATCCAGGCGGCGCCGGAGCCGCCCCTCCGGGACGCGGTGGCCGCCGCGCTGATCTCCGCCGAGGGGGCCTGGCTGGAGAACGCCGCGCTCAAGGTCTGGCTGAAGCCCGACGGGCGCTTCGATCTGCAGCACAAGGCCAGTGGCCGGCGCTGGAACGGCCTGGGCCTGCTGGAGGACCAGGAGGACGCGGGGGACGAATATGACTACTCGCCCGCCGCGGAGCCCGAGCTCCACAGCAGCGCGGGCCGGCGCGGCCTGCTTTACCTGGATGAGGACACGGGGCTGGGGGCCACCCTGCGCTGCGAATTCAGCTGGCCGCTGCCCGCCGGACTGACGCCGGACCGTCGCCGGCGCTCGGCGGAGCGGATCGACTGTCCCGTCGTGCTGCGCCTGCGGCTGCGCGCGGACTGTCCCCTGCTGGACCTGGAGGTGGAGGTGGACAACCGCGTGCGCGACCACCGCCTGCGCTTCGTCACGCCCAGCGGTCTGGTCGATTCCGCCTGGTACACGCACGGCCAGTTCGAGCTGCGCCGCCGGCCCTTGACCCTGCCCGACGGCGCGGACTGGGTCCAGCCGCCCCAGGGCACCGCTCCGGTGCAGGAGTTCAGCCTGCTGGAAGCGGAGGACGGCCTGGGTCTGGCCCTCTTCAACCTGGGGCTGCCGGAGGTGGAGGCCCGGGTGGAGGCGGACGGCACGGCCAGTCTGGTCCAGACCCTGCTGCGCGGCGTGGAGTGGCTCAGCCGGGACGATTTCTCCAGCCGGCGCCGACAGAACGCCGGACCCACGCTCTTCACGCCGGGGGCCCAGTGCCCCGGACGGCGCCGCGCGCGCCTGGCCCTGCTGCCCTACACGGGTGGCTGGCAGGCGGCCCGGGTGCGGGAGTGGAGCCGGCGCTGGCGCGTGGAGCCCCTCTTGCGCCAGGGCGTGGACGCGGGGCGGATGCCCGAAGCGGGGCCGCTGCTGGAGCAGGATTTGCCGCAAGTCGTAGAGATCGCCGCCCTGCGCCGCCAGCCCGCGCGCGGCAGCCTGATCGTGCGGCTCTGCAACCTGGCCGAGCACCCCGTGCGTGAGACGCTGCGCTGCGGACAGCCGCTGCGCGCGGCGTGGCGCTGCTCGCTGCTTGAAGAGCGCGAGGCGCCCCTGGCCACGGCGGGGATGGACTTGCAGCTGGAGTTGGGCCCCGCGGAGATTCTCACCGTGGAGCTGGAGCTGGCGTCGAACTGAGTCAGGCGGATTAGAAGCGGACCCGCTGCCAGAGGAATTCGGGCAGCAGGTTGAGCGCCCGGGAGATCCAGCCCCACCAGGCGGGCGCGTAGACCTGAGGCCGGCCCTGCTCCCAGGCGCGCAGCACGCGCGGCGCGATGCCCGCCGGCGTGGCCAGCAGGGGGGAGTCCGGCAGGTGCGCGGTCATGGGCGTGGCCACCGGTCCCGGTTTGACCAAGGTCCAGCGGAGCCGCGTCGCGCGCGGCCGCAGCCGCTCCAGGCCGCGCTCCAGCTCCTGCTTGCTCAGGCTGTAGTCCCACATGCTGCGGCGGGGACGATCCCCGGCCACGCTGCCCAGCACGGCCACGTGCGAAGCGCGGCCGGCCGCGTCCAGCCAGTCCGCCAGAGCCTCCAGCCAGCGCAGCGTGCCCGCCCCGTTGATCTCGCGCATCTCCTGCAGCTCGGCCGCTGAACCCTGGCCGCCGGGCACCAGCCGACCCCAGGCCACCAGCACGCGCTCCGGCCGCCAGCCTTCCGGCAGGGCTTCCAGCCAGGGCCGGGGATCCTGCCGGGCCTCCGCCGCCCGCCAGAGCAGCTCGCGCCCCGGACCCGCGGCGGCCGCCAACCCGGGCAGCGCTTGCCCGGTGCGCGTGGTCAGCACCCAGCGTCCGCGACCACCGGGATCCGCTGCCCAGGCCTCCAGCAGCAGGGCCTGCGCGATGCCCGACGAGGCTCCCAGCACCAGTCCGTCCATCACAGCTCCAGCCGGCGCGCGAGGTCGCTTTGCCAGCGCCGTTGTGGATCCAGCGTGTCACGGAGCTCCTGCCAGCCTGCCAGTCCGGGCGTCATGGCGCGGTACTCCGCGGCGCTGAGCAGGGCGTCCTTGGCCAGGTAGATGCGCCCGCCCCAGTCCAGCACCAGCCGGTTGGCCTGCCGCACCGCCTTGCGGGTTTCCGCGCTGGCGGGCAGGTCCAGGGCCAGGGTGGCGCCGGGGCCGGGAAAGGCCAGCGGTGACACGTCGCGGCCGGCCTCGCCCATGGTCTTCATCACGGCCAGCGTGCCGCCGCCCACTGTGGCGAACAGCTCCAGCAGCTGATGCAGGGGACCCGCACCGCGCTCGTCCAGCAGGGCCACGGGTAGCAGGCACTGGAACTGCAGGAAGCCCGCGTGTCCGTAGAGATGGTTCCAGCCGTCCACGGCGTCCAGGGGCCAGAAGAAGGAGTCCAGGGCCTGCAGGTCGGCCACGCCGTGGCGACGC
This genomic interval from Candidatus Delongbacteria bacterium contains the following:
- a CDS encoding glycosyl hydrolase-related protein codes for the protein MSEAARPESSPLQGSVHVVSHTHWDREWYLPYQTFRVRLVNVVDQVLELLESDSGYRHFMLDGQAVALEDYLEIRPEAAGRVRRRVEEGRLSIGPWSVLPDQFLVSGEATVRNLLLGHASCAPLGGVSRAGYMPDTFGHIAQLPQLLRRAGLDSFIYWRGHGDECVALGSEWIWEAPDGSRVLAVNQVGGYCNASALGYEEIWEILVGRQPDLERAARQFLERLERVAAASHGRVWLLNNGCDHHPPQPELPAILERVRQLAPGLRVQHSTLEAFLEELRSQGAQLPGWRGELRAGRQAHLLSGVLSARLYLKQENERCQRLLAEELEPLEALLHAGGGRGLPDGLLREAWRLLLRNHPHDSICGCSTDEVHTEMESRFAQLRQLGEEGLRQLMGQATALFAPQAAGDLATCLTAWNPLPFPRRDAVRRWVILLPEDRPVEELELVDEAGRPLPFRVLERHWLERFWGIDYRSCVDWREQDCLLRTYLERFGSRIVREAGAPGLTDQFVLLEFQPELPALALRHFHLRPRIQAAPEPPLRDAVAAALISAEGAWLENAALKVWLKPDGRFDLQHKASGRRWNGLGLLEDQEDAGDEYDYSPAAEPELHSSAGRRGLLYLDEDTGLGATLRCEFSWPLPAGLTPDRRRRSAERIDCPVVLRLRLRADCPLLDLEVEVDNRVRDHRLRFVTPSGLVDSAWYTHGQFELRRRPLTLPDGADWVQPPQGTAPVQEFSLLEAEDGLGLALFNLGLPEVEARVEADGTASLVQTLLRGVEWLSRDDFSSRRRQNAGPTLFTPGAQCPGRRRARLALLPYTGGWQAARVREWSRRWRVEPLLRQGVDAGRMPEAGPLLEQDLPQVVEIAALRRQPARGSLIVRLCNLAEHPVRETLRCGQPLRAAWRCSLLEEREAPLATAGMDLQLELGPAEILTVELELASN